One Neoarius graeffei isolate fNeoGra1 chromosome 19, fNeoGra1.pri, whole genome shotgun sequence genomic region harbors:
- the zfhx2 gene encoding zinc finger homeobox protein 4, which yields MQEELGETMGGDSDWGSVWLCPLCQQGQLDRDGLALHLAEKHSVLPACLDKLLDIATPKHCSNDEDGESGTQNDINGTSQQQFSENLSLMESQNEATSSVTDQDGSSLEKEGCDELGGVGNENNWSNMESNQDNVTEPERSEASVDGDDDKSNDKSNAAAANSDANHPFKCHACLEFFPTRSALSVHYNSATHIQRMRTGAGNDSDSSTPILARPYVSNKPYQCAVCRVSYNHAITLESHLKSVLHQSRSRNAGNAATNSTTNAGNGNVAATVATTTVANTTQLAYVTASNCVTQASLTASQAMTKDEEQIKPQPAPSLLSSPVASAQAVSAFLTLLTSSPNSVPHSILPSLFAAGTGAAPGTATPQLITQPQMLMPLILNGLQPQSPTSESTKQLLQQTVPVLGLSAAQQALLAQGLSGLQSQWAAFRLSSSAQTPSEENDNADKGAGIKVKNEEPQQESCDQQVPQTSEEAWTTDDCSVKSGVKLGMKQDCDSLKHEDKGVEDSVVCTDKKQEKDDEDMEGRAEEGCLEENAKRNSDANKDLADQDLQCSCPSSESCQSLTRNDQNTVNNSEVKSSPAKCNPSNTNLALMSSPHKSAKAHAILPSGPPILTEFQSQVLWAFIESRSEADSVIPPREDCEALGREVGLTEDEVRRWLVDARCAKERHSAEMEHDEMEESIEDDEGALMIDESEYGQSPSASSSHAMDLSNNSEMRKEKGYSQNQGDLCLTSDSENEEFYTSVIVTDEESQSSSLKEEPGSPVKQPSQLEISGERSSGGGKVLRSTTVFLSDAEDEDEDQGAKNKKRKREIDKEESECKKERHDADLDVQLEAQADPPTPLSVTVDHQGLPSGILHPLPLSLSLAPFSTQLFSPYVLSVPSSVVGVGVSEADRAKVATFTSSPTITRTQTPFSDPLHGAAIGSLAQSTQFISNGSECESALDLSIGKHQSSTTSASVSANSKVSIQKTALLDGLGLRPTTVGVPSDGSLIVVQVKPDTAITIPNSNTTIGNHNSLAKTSTVFMRAAEKVNASLKESEQEKARDQKRTNARRFRDMRRSRTIIQADQLDVLYGCYFKDPNPGKHEFEQISEWVHLPKKVVQIWFQNMRARERKGEVRFISDGTLAAVGKPLIKFTWPLTKPIFSSTPKSSSNPTTPGWVPTKPQPGNDAQKTEKLTEVKEPQKIPIQGLSRLKEVTSASTASSTAAVKIKGEAVNAFTMVKIAPKAVAPLVTVPIMTSSSAIPQNPQKTKLEGRSETDRTEEKDGQDQEKHIPGTTNRMVQKLSTTPINKSLTVATQKHNGINYWSQKGQIKINTLSREQLGLSTPRPIITSTSGITPSMTVTSPPSSQNQKEANYIQQHSTPRRPRTHLNCLQLSILQSCYETCAHPNALECEAVGTELGLPLKVVQIWFQNTRAKEKRWRLQQEKLSPNSSDPSKKLDVSSGTYLQYNALRANRPILPKPVQLTVLESSPSPAAGQPAARETLRGKCEVCNVEFESRAAARDHVFSPRHLATLRTTNFGQSVTQINNGSAGIMSQASSRSPASSTS from the exons GAGGAGCTGGGAGAGACCATGGGTGGGGACAGCGATTGGGGGTCAGTATGGCTGTGTCCTTTGTGTCAACAAGGTCAATTAGACCGTGATGGTCTTGCTTTGCACCTAGCCGAAAAACACAGCGTGCTTCCTGCTTGCCTTGATAAGCTATTGGACATT GCTACTCCCAAGCACTGTTCCAATGATGAAGATGGAGAATCAGGCACACAAAATGATATCA ATGGCACATCACAGCAGCAGTTTTCAGAAAACTTGTCTTTAATGGAGTCCCAGAATGAAGCTACATCTAGTGTAACTGACCAAGATGGTTCATCCCTGGAAAAAGAGGGGTGTGATGAATTGGGAGGTGTGGGAAATGAGAACAACTGGAGTAACATGGAATCAAATCAGGATAATGTTACCGAGCCTGAAAGATCAGAAGCCTCTGTcgatggtgatgatgataaaTCCAATGATAAAAGCAATGCTGCTGCTGCTAACAGTGATGCAAACCACCCTTTCAAGTGTCATGCGTGTTTGGAATTCTTTCCCACTAGATCGGCATTAAGCGTACATTATAATTCAGCCACCCATATCCAAAGGATGAGAACAGGAGCAGGGAATGACAGTGATTCCTCAACCCCTATTCTTGCTCGCCCTTATGTTTCGAACAAACCTTACCAGTGTGCAGTGTGTCGTGTCTCTTATAATCATGCCATCACCCTGGAAAGTCATTTAAAGTCTGTATTGCATCAGAGTCGTAGCAGGAATGCTGGAAATGCTGCAACTAATTCCACAACAAATGCAGGAAATGGAAATGTAGCAGCAACTGTGGCCACCACTACTGTGGCTAATACCACACAGTTAGCTTATGTTACGGCCAGTAATTGTGTCACACAAGCAAGCCTGACTGCATCCCAAGCGATGACCAAAGATGAAGAACAGATTAAGCCTCAGCCTGCACCCTCATTGCTTTCCTCCCCAGTGGCCTCAGCTCAGGCAGTGTCAGCTTTTCTTACACTTTTAACCTCTAGTCCAAACtctgttccacactccatccTCCCTTCACTCTTTGCTGCTGGAACAGGTGCTGCACCAGGCACAGCAACTCCACAGCTAATAACCCAGCCTCAGATGCTTATGCCCCTTATCTTGAATGGACTCCAACCACAGAGTCCAACCTCAGAATCCACCAAACAACTTTTGCAGCAAACGGTGCCAGTCCTTGGTCTCAGTGCAGCACAGCAGGCTCTCTTGGCCCAAGGACTTAGTGGTTTGCAAAGTCAGTGGGCTGCTTTTCGACTCTCCAGTTCAGCACAGACACCTTCAGAAGAGAATGACAATGCTGATAAGGGAGCAGGCATAAAAGTAAAAAATGAGGAACCACAGCAGGAGTCTTGTGATCAACAAGTGCCACAGACATCTGAGGAAGCCTGGACCACAGATGATTGTTCTGTGAAAAGTGGTGTTAAGTTAGGGATGAAACAAGACTGCGACAGTTTAAAACATGAAGATAAAGGTGTTGAGGATAGTGTGGTATGCACAGATAAGAAACAAGAGAAGGATGATGAGGATATGGAAGGCAGAGCTGAAGAGGGGTGTCTGGAAGAAAATGCAAAAAGAAATTCTGATGCAAATAAAGACTTGGCAGATCAGGATCTTCAGTGTAGTTGCCCATCATCTGAATCCTGCCAGTCTCTTACACGCAATGATCAAAATACTGTTAACAATTCAGAGGTAAAATCTAGTCCTGCAAAATGCAACCCCTCAAACACTAACCTTGCCTTAATGTCCTCACCGCATAAGAGTGCCAAGGCTCATGCAATCTTGCCCTCAGGACCCCCAATACTAACTGAGTTTCAGTCTCAGGTTCTGTGGGCCTTTATAGAGTCACGAAGTGAGGCTGATTCAGTAATTCCGCCAAGAGAGGACTGCGAAGCCCTTGGCAGGGAGGTAGGACTAACTGAGGATGAGGTACGAAGATGGCTGGTCGATGCTCGCTGTGCCAAAGAGAGACATAGTGCAGAAATGGAGCATGATGAAATGGAAGAAAGCATTGAAGATGATGAAGGTGCTCTAATGATAGATGAAAGCGAATATGGACAGAGTCCATCAGCTTCCAGCAGTCATGCAATGGATCTCTCTAACAATTCTGAAATGCGCAAAGAAAAGGGATATAGTCAAAACCAAGGGGACTTGTGCTTAACCTCTGACTCAGAAAATGAAGAATTCTACACTTCTGTTATTGTGACAGATGAGGAGAGCCAAAGTAGTTCATTGAAAGAGGAGCCAGGTAGCCCAGTTAAACAACCTTCACAGCTAGAAATATCAGGAGAAAGGTCCAGCGGTGGAGGAAAGGTTCTCCGCTCTACTACAGTCTTTCTTTCAGATGCAGAGGATGAAGACGAAGATCAgggtgcaaaaaataaaaagagaaagcGGGAGATAGATAAGGAGGAATCGGAATGCAAAAAGGAGAGGCATGATGCTGATCTTGATGTTCAGTTAGAAGCACAAGCTGATCCTCCTACTCCTCTTTCAGTTACAGTTGATCATCAAGGTCTTCCATCTGGAATCTTGCATCCTTtgcctctttctctttctttggcCCCGTTTTCTACTCAGTTATTCAGTCCCTATGTCCTCTCCGTTCCATCATCTGTTGTTGGAGTTGGTGTTTCTGAAGCAGACCGAGCCAAAGTAGCAACCTTCACAAGTTCCCCAACTATTACTCGCACTCAGACTCCATTTTCTGACCCACTTCACGGAGCAGCCATTGGTTCTCTTGCGCAGTCCACCCAATTCATATCCAATGGCAGTGAATGTGAGTCTGCCTTAGATCTCAGTATTGGGAAACATCAAAGTTCAACAACTTCTGCCTCTGTATCGGCAAACAGCAAGGTATCTATACAAAAGACTGCTTTGCTTGATGGGCTGGGCTTAAGGCCTACAACTGTTGGTGTCCCTTCAGATGGGAGCCTTATTGTTGTTCAGGTAAAGCCTGATACTGCCATTACAATCCCAAACTCTAACACTACAATTGGTAACCACAATAGCTTGGCTAAAACAAGCACAGTGTTCATGAGGGCTGCAGAGAAAGTAAATGCTTCTTTAAAAGAGAGTGAACAAGAAAAGGCCAGAGACCAAAAAAGAACTAATGCAAGAAGGTTTAGGGACATGAGAAGGTCCAGGACCATCATTCAGGCTGACCAGTTGGATGTGCTCTATGGATGTTATTTCAAAGACCCAAACCCAGGAAAGCATGAATTTGAACAAATATCAGAGTGGGTGCACCTGCCAAAGAAGGTTGTACAGATTTGGTTTCAAAACATGAGGGCTAGGGAGCGTAAAGGGGAAGttcgcttcatcagtgatggcacATTGGCAGCTGTAGGTAAACCACTTATAAAATTTACTTGGCCACTAACTAAGCCCATTTTTTCAAGTACCCCCAAATCCAGTTCAAACCCAACAACTCCTGGGTGGGTCCCAACAAAGCCACAACCTGGCAATGATGCTCAAAAGACAGAAAAGCTTACGGAGGTTAAAGAACCACAGAAAATCCCTATCCAAGGTCTGAGCAGGCTAAAGGAAGTGACCTCAGCTTCCACTGCCAGCAGTACAGCAGCAGTCAAGATAAAAGGTGAAGCAGTGAATGCATTTACAATGGTTAAAATTGCCCCTAAAGCTGTGGCCCCATTAGTTACAGTTCCAATAATGACCAGTAGCTCTGCCATTCCCCAAAACCCTCAAAAGACCAAGCTAGAGGGACGGAGTGAAACGGACAGGACTGAGGAGAAGGATGGACAAGACCAAGAAAAACACATCCCTGGGACAACCAACCGCATGGTTCAAAAACTATCCACTACACCAATTAACAAATCTCTGACTGTGGCAACTCAGAAACACAATGGCATTAATTATTGGTCTCAGAAAGGTCAAATTAAGATCAACACTTTGTCCAGGGAACAGCTGGGCTTGAGCACCCCACGCCCTATCATCACTTCAACTTCAGGCATAACGCCGTCCATGACAGTTACTTCACCACCATCCAGTCAAAACCAAAAAGAAGCTAATTACATTCAGCAGCACTCCACCCCAAGAAGACCACGAACACACTTGAACTGTCTGCAGCTGTCCATTCTCCAGTCTTGCTATGAGACCTGTGCCCATCCTAATGCATTAGAGTGTGAAGCAGTGGGGACAGAGCTTGGTCTTCCACTTAAAGTGGTGCAGATCTGGTTCCAGAACACACGTGCCAAGGAGAAGCGTTGGAGGCTACAACAAGAGAAGCTG